One genomic region from Candidatus Binataceae bacterium encodes:
- a CDS encoding cobalamin-independent methionine synthase II family protein: MKRSVERILTTHTGSLPRPDDLADMLFARETGELADADALRARVLAAVAEIVRKQTEAGIDVVNDGEMGKIGYSTYVKDRLSGFGDETTKRASLSAADMAEFPEFTQRAFSGRKVPPMKRPSCNGPIAYRDRDELARDLDNFKAALAGAGAAEGFLSAASPGVIAQFLGNTYYPTHEAYIAALADAMKVEYDAIHRAGFLLQVDCPDLAMSRHIQFAGASTAEFRKVAELHVEALNHALRDVPPDRIRLHLCWGNYEGPHHRDIALGEIIDVVLKSRAMAISYEAANPRHEHEFQVFRGVKLPAGRTLIPGVIDSTTNFIEHPGVVAMRLSNLAKVVGRENVIAGTDCGFATFAGFSRVTPAIVWAKLRAMADGARLASRELWG, translated from the coding sequence ATGAAGCGCAGCGTCGAGCGGATCCTGACCACCCATACCGGCAGCCTGCCGCGGCCGGACGACCTCGCCGATATGCTTTTTGCCAGGGAGACCGGCGAACTCGCCGACGCCGACGCGCTAAGGGCGCGCGTGCTCGCGGCGGTGGCGGAAATCGTACGCAAGCAGACCGAGGCCGGGATCGACGTCGTCAACGACGGCGAGATGGGCAAGATCGGCTATTCGACCTACGTCAAGGATCGGCTGAGCGGCTTCGGCGACGAGACGACGAAACGCGCCTCGCTCAGCGCCGCCGACATGGCCGAGTTTCCCGAATTCACCCAGCGGGCGTTTTCGGGACGCAAGGTGCCGCCGATGAAGCGGCCGTCATGCAACGGGCCGATCGCCTATCGCGACCGCGACGAGCTTGCGCGCGACCTCGACAACTTCAAGGCGGCGCTTGCCGGCGCCGGCGCGGCCGAGGGCTTTCTGAGCGCGGCGTCGCCTGGCGTGATCGCGCAGTTTCTCGGCAATACTTACTATCCAACGCACGAGGCCTATATCGCCGCGCTTGCCGACGCGATGAAGGTCGAGTACGACGCGATCCATCGCGCCGGCTTCCTGCTGCAGGTGGATTGCCCGGATCTCGCGATGAGCCGCCATATCCAGTTCGCGGGCGCGAGCACTGCCGAGTTCCGCAAGGTCGCCGAGCTGCACGTCGAGGCGCTCAACCACGCGCTGCGCGACGTCCCGCCCGACCGCATCCGCCTGCACCTATGCTGGGGCAACTACGAGGGGCCGCACCATCGCGACATCGCGCTCGGCGAGATCATCGACGTCGTGCTCAAGTCGCGTGCGATGGCGATTTCGTATGAAGCGGCGAATCCGCGCCACGAGCACGAGTTCCAGGTGTTTCGCGGCGTGAAATTGCCCGCCGGCAGGACTCTGATTCCGGGCGTGATCGATTCGACCACCAACTTCATCGAGCATCCGGGGGTGGTCGCGATGCGGCTTTCCAACCTCGCCAAAGTGGTCGGCCGCGAGAACGTGATCGCGGGCACCGACTGCGGGTTTGCGACCTTTGCCGGATTCTCGCGCGTGACGCCGGCAATCGTGTGGGCCAAGCTGCGCGCGATGGCCGACGGCGCGCGCCTCGCCTCGCGCGAGCTGTGGGGTTAG
- a CDS encoding acyl-CoA dehydrogenase family protein, whose protein sequence is MDFTLSPKITQYQKRISDFMNAHVYPIEKQVEDEMNVHGKEHTEPEILKEVRKKAKAEGLWNLFMPDEHYGKGLKVAEYAPLSELMGRTFIGSRAFNCMAPDTGNMEILADFGTAEQKKRWLEPCLEGTMRTCYSMTEPETAGSDPTQLATRAVRDGDYYVINGHKWFTSGAVGASFAIAMVVTDPNTQPHRRASQIIVPTDTPGFNLIRAVSVMGHAGGGGHCEIVYKDCRVPVTNLLGEEGSGFAIAQARLGPGRIHHCMRMVGVAERALELMCKRAATRFTHGSLLADKANIQQWIADSRIEIDATRLMVMHAAWKIDTAGKREARQEIAEIKVQAANMVMNVLDRAIQLHGALGMTDDTPIARFWREQRAMRIVDGPDEVHRMQIARREVRRWQQ, encoded by the coding sequence ATGGATTTCACGCTGTCGCCCAAAATCACCCAGTATCAAAAGCGCATCTCCGACTTCATGAATGCGCATGTCTATCCGATCGAGAAGCAGGTCGAGGACGAGATGAACGTCCACGGCAAGGAGCATACCGAGCCCGAGATTCTCAAGGAGGTCCGCAAAAAGGCCAAGGCCGAGGGGCTGTGGAACCTCTTCATGCCCGACGAGCATTACGGCAAGGGCCTGAAGGTGGCCGAGTACGCGCCGCTCTCCGAACTGATGGGCCGCACCTTCATCGGCTCGCGCGCCTTCAACTGCATGGCGCCCGACACCGGCAACATGGAAATTCTCGCCGACTTCGGCACCGCGGAGCAGAAGAAGCGCTGGCTCGAGCCCTGCCTCGAGGGCACGATGCGCACCTGCTACTCGATGACCGAACCGGAGACCGCGGGCTCCGACCCCACCCAGCTGGCAACGCGCGCCGTGCGCGACGGCGACTACTACGTGATCAACGGCCACAAGTGGTTCACCTCGGGCGCGGTCGGCGCGTCGTTCGCGATCGCGATGGTGGTGACCGACCCCAACACCCAGCCGCATCGCCGCGCGAGCCAGATAATCGTCCCCACCGACACGCCCGGATTCAACCTGATTCGCGCGGTCTCGGTGATGGGCCATGCGGGCGGCGGCGGCCACTGCGAGATCGTTTACAAGGATTGCCGCGTGCCGGTGACCAACCTGCTCGGCGAGGAGGGCAGCGGCTTCGCGATCGCCCAGGCGCGCCTCGGCCCCGGCCGGATTCATCACTGCATGCGGATGGTCGGCGTGGCGGAGCGGGCGCTCGAGCTGATGTGCAAGCGGGCGGCGACGCGCTTTACCCACGGGAGCCTGCTCGCCGACAAGGCCAACATCCAGCAATGGATCGCCGATTCGCGGATCGAAATCGACGCGACGCGCCTGATGGTGATGCACGCGGCGTGGAAAATCGACACCGCCGGCAAACGCGAGGCGCGTCAGGAAATCGCGGAGATCAAGGTGCAGGCCGCGAACATGGTGATGAACGTGCTCGACCGCGCAATCCAGCTTCACGGCGCGCTCGGGATGACCGACGACACGCCGATCGCGCGCTTTTGGCGCGAGCAGCGCGCGATGCGCATCGTTGACGGCCCCGACGAAGTCCATCGGATGCAGATCGCGCGGCGCGAAGTGCGCCGCTGGCAGCAATAG